One Nitrospirota bacterium DNA segment encodes these proteins:
- a CDS encoding di-heme oxidoredictase family protein gives MLRRPDQGRHRQEGRRVGWSLAIVLFGAAGLPWLTAWSVAHAQLSERPGSSSDTSLGAKDVTGKSVKDRRVRVVHTTDPSLEGGSRYLQDVDPWLAFQRGRNLTQREFRGRDGAFGRAGSFFEPKLLGDRVTPRLGRDHVNSCGLCHGIPFREPGAGGNIPKGAGAGRNTPHFFGGGLVEMIGLQTRLKVLQACDPARRGFIRIKDIPDEPVRIAPIPGAPPVEYGWCGDRNQDGAPDLNKVFRVWYVDEEGRRVLADENGDGVINLRDLTVAGYNLEMMPFGWGETEGAMAPTLRVFFNDPIDTHTGMQAYDPTLQVDDGLHHDERAGDGLAAVSNAGARQFAIHAPADRGLRVSDRGLSLDDPDGDGAINEISEGDVDLAEWYMLSASAPGEGRQTPQTRRGRAVFETLGCAVCHVPDWRIEAASVDHADRYQRYDGDRRFFDLAVAYREPVGRLEGRVTLLADHIAGGWVPRRGSATVRGIFSDFKHHEMGPAFAETLFNGAKVTRFRTAPLWGVGSSAPYGHDGASLTLDDVIRRHGGEAAESATRYRGASRQDRDALVAFLRTLILYQSDQLPTDLDGDGRVSEHFMVAGQDSGVERFNPEWLFRTPCAIEGAVRAPDGSSLTSFACVNAPEAYGETLAWLRDVDDDGFPDRIDACPSDTGYATGCPEAALVADARSASAAPGSVVPSTVALAVDPRVPRIVWAAGTDGWGVKRSVNAGRTWQSMTTDPRAAHTTAVAVDPSDSNVVYLGSSSGVFVSRDGGGAWELRDRGMSDVRVFSLAVNPRSPHMIYAGGFGGRFYRSTDRGATWDETRIGSAVYRVTSLGVDAGDSSVPALENRPIALYAGTSGAGLFRSDDGGATWRALEDFPERIVYAIGLDPRISSTVYVGTPAGAYRSLDRGKSWALMGSGAPIPVLCLAIDPEQPATVLAGTPDGVMTTADGGRTWRRADGVKAAGPIVSVVLDPWNPRSLYAATFGGRVVGGVAR, from the coding sequence ATGCTGAGACGACCAGATCAAGGGCGGCATCGTCAAGAAGGACGGAGGGTCGGCTGGAGTCTGGCCATAGTCCTCTTCGGCGCCGCGGGCCTGCCGTGGCTGACGGCCTGGTCCGTGGCCCATGCCCAATTGTCCGAGCGGCCTGGCAGTTCGAGCGACACCTCGCTGGGCGCAAAAGACGTCACGGGAAAGTCGGTCAAGGATCGTCGCGTTCGCGTAGTGCATACGACCGATCCATCCCTCGAAGGCGGGTCACGTTACTTACAAGACGTGGACCCCTGGCTCGCGTTCCAGCGGGGGAGGAACCTGACGCAGCGGGAGTTTCGGGGTCGCGACGGTGCGTTCGGCCGAGCCGGCTCGTTCTTCGAACCGAAGCTGCTGGGCGATCGCGTGACCCCTCGTCTGGGCCGCGACCATGTGAACTCGTGCGGTCTGTGCCACGGGATACCGTTCCGGGAACCGGGTGCGGGCGGCAACATTCCCAAAGGAGCGGGGGCGGGGAGAAATACGCCGCACTTTTTCGGAGGCGGATTGGTCGAGATGATCGGCCTGCAAACCCGTCTCAAAGTGTTGCAGGCATGCGATCCGGCGCGTCGCGGATTCATCCGTATCAAAGATATCCCCGATGAACCGGTCCGGATCGCTCCGATCCCGGGCGCGCCGCCCGTGGAGTATGGGTGGTGCGGGGACCGTAACCAAGACGGTGCGCCGGACCTCAATAAGGTGTTCCGCGTGTGGTACGTGGACGAGGAGGGACGCCGGGTGCTCGCGGACGAGAACGGCGACGGTGTGATCAACCTGCGCGATCTCACCGTCGCGGGGTACAACCTCGAGATGATGCCGTTCGGTTGGGGAGAGACCGAGGGTGCGATGGCTCCCACGTTGCGCGTGTTTTTCAACGATCCCATCGACACGCACACCGGGATGCAAGCCTACGATCCCACGCTGCAAGTCGACGACGGCCTGCACCACGATGAACGAGCGGGCGACGGCCTCGCGGCCGTGTCCAACGCGGGGGCGCGCCAGTTCGCCATTCACGCGCCGGCCGACCGCGGCCTTCGCGTCAGCGACCGCGGCCTCAGCCTGGACGACCCCGACGGGGATGGGGCGATCAATGAGATTTCCGAGGGCGATGTCGACCTTGCCGAGTGGTACATGCTGAGTGCTTCGGCGCCGGGGGAGGGGCGGCAGACTCCGCAAACTCGGCGCGGTCGTGCGGTGTTCGAGACCCTAGGCTGCGCCGTCTGTCACGTGCCCGATTGGCGGATCGAAGCGGCGAGCGTCGATCATGCCGACCGGTATCAACGCTACGACGGTGATCGACGATTCTTTGATCTGGCCGTCGCGTACCGGGAACCCGTCGGACGCCTCGAGGGCAGGGTCACGCTCTTGGCCGACCACATTGCCGGGGGGTGGGTTCCACGTCGGGGCTCGGCAACGGTCCGCGGGATCTTTTCGGACTTCAAGCACCACGAGATGGGACCGGCGTTTGCCGAGACGTTGTTCAACGGAGCGAAGGTCACCCGATTTCGGACGGCTCCTTTGTGGGGCGTGGGTAGTTCAGCGCCATACGGACACGATGGCGCAAGTCTGACGCTGGACGATGTGATTCGGCGGCACGGCGGCGAGGCAGCCGAGTCGGCAACGCGATACCGCGGAGCCTCGCGTCAGGACCGTGATGCCCTGGTCGCGTTTCTCCGGACCCTGATCCTCTACCAAAGCGACCAACTGCCGACCGATCTCGACGGAGACGGAAGAGTCTCCGAACACTTCATGGTCGCGGGGCAAGACTCCGGGGTGGAGCGCTTCAACCCCGAGTGGCTGTTCCGTACGCCGTGTGCCATCGAAGGAGCGGTCCGTGCGCCGGACGGGTCGTCTCTCACGTCCTTTGCGTGCGTCAACGCGCCCGAGGCCTACGGAGAAACCTTGGCGTGGCTCCGCGACGTCGACGACGACGGGTTTCCCGACAGGATCGATGCCTGTCCCTCCGACACCGGGTACGCCACCGGTTGTCCTGAGGCGGCGCTGGTCGCCGACGCGCGTTCGGCGTCGGCCGCGCCAGGGAGCGTCGTGCCCTCGACCGTGGCGTTGGCCGTGGATCCGCGAGTCCCGCGGATCGTCTGGGCCGCTGGAACGGACGGGTGGGGCGTGAAGCGAAGCGTGAACGCCGGACGCACGTGGCAATCCATGACAACCGATCCGCGCGCGGCACACACCACGGCGGTGGCGGTGGATCCCAGTGATTCGAACGTGGTGTACCTCGGATCATCGTCAGGAGTATTCGTGAGCCGCGACGGGGGAGGCGCGTGGGAGTTGCGGGACCGGGGGATGAGTGATGTTCGAGTGTTTTCCCTGGCGGTCAACCCCCGGTCGCCGCACATGATCTACGCGGGCGGGTTCGGCGGCCGATTCTACCGCTCGACGGACCGCGGAGCGACGTGGGACGAGACCAGGATCGGTTCCGCCGTGTACCGGGTCACCTCGCTGGGGGTGGATGCGGGCGACTCGAGCGTCCCTGCGTTGGAGAACCGGCCGATCGCGCTCTACGCGGGAACAAGCGGCGCCGGGTTGTTTCGCAGCGACGACGGGGGCGCGACGTGGCGGGCGCTGGAAGATTTCCCGGAGCGCATCGTGTACGCCATCGGCCTTGACCCGCGGATTTCCAGCACGGTGTACGTCGGGACCCCTGCCGGCGCGTACCGAAGCCTGGACCGAGGCAAGAGCTGGGCCCTGATGGGGAGCGGGGCGCCCATCCCGGTGTTGTGCCTGGCAATCGACCCCGAACAGCCGGCGACGGTGCTCGCCGGGACGCCGGACGGTGTGATGACGACGGCGGACGGCGGACGGACGTGGCGTCGCGCC